AGGTCGAGAACGGGGTTTGACGGTCTGGCCGCGCCAGGGCCGCCATGCCAACGTTGATTGCGTCGGCCACATCACCGTCGAAGTGCGGGGCGGCGACCAGCGACCAGTCCAGGGACCGGATCGAGTCGATCCTGTGCCAGATGCACATCTGGGCGACGTCGTAGGACTCGATGAGACCGCGGAGACTGTCAAAGCTGACCCGCTCGTGCGATCGGGGCCGGGCACTGGTGTTGTAGCTGGTGACGTACTCGTGGGCGCGGGGTGTGCGGGAGTAGCCGTCGTACGGGCTGATGGGTGTGCCGGGTGAGAACGGCGCGGAGGGCGTCATCAGGGCGGCGTTCTCACCGGCGGTCATCGCGGCTGGGGCGCCCGACCCGAACGTTTTGGTGAGGCGGCGGGGGTCGGGCACGTGGACCCCCCTTGGTTATCGGCGTGCGGCTCGAAAGGCGGCGTCTCGGGCGGCTTTGTGAATGTCGGCTGGGTCTTCGGGGTTGCCTGGGGTTGCCTGCTCGAGGGCGGGTTCGGCGGCAGGAGCGGTGGCGGCCTCGGCCTTGCGGCGCGCGTACGCCAGCCAGGCTTGGGCGCCGGTGCCGTCGAGGAGCATTTGCGCGAGGGCTTGGCTGGTGGCGTCGACCTGGTCGTCGTGCGCCGCGTTGGGGAACCCTGCAGCCTCGTCGATGAGTTCCTCGGGGTCGAACAGGGCGATCCCCGCCTCCGGGAGGAACACGTTGCCGGCCTCGATGACCGGGGCGACGGCGTTGGCCCGCGCGTACTTCGACTCGGTCGGGTTGATGGCCACGATCCCGGGGATCTTCGACTTGAGAGTGTCGATGATCGCCGTGCCGTTCGCCTTGTCCTCCACGTACTTGGCGGTGGCTTGCGGCCAGCGGGCGGCCATCGCGGTGAATGCGGTGACCGTGTCCGTGAACGAGAGGCGCTTGTGGACCTGGTCGAGGAGGTACACGTTGGCGCCGCGCCGGGCCCACACCTGGCCGACGACGTAGTCGCTGCTCTTGGTGTCTTTGAAGGCCATGTCCCACGACATGACGATCTCGTCCGCCTCGTCGACCCGGTAGGCGTCCGGTCGGTGAGGGTGCTGTGACCACAGGGGGGTGGTGTAGCGGCGCCACCAGTGGCGCTGCCACACGTTCCCCGCATCAGGAGAGGGGCGGCCCTGGTAGAGGGCGTTGAACACCCGGCTGCCGGCCTGAATACGGATTGCTTCCCATTCGGTGTCGGTGCGGCCTCGGGCCGAGGTGAGCCATTGTCCCGGCTCGCG
The DNA window shown above is from Kitasatospora sp. NBC_01287 and carries:
- the terL gene encoding phage terminase large subunit, coding for MPRLDAMTLLADKLERGDGQPQWSTPGDLAALVDPTTVQTPALDRIDREIAWAYSTPGARLIISLPPQEGKSSRVTKIGSLWALARDPELRIAIVSYSQPLAEGFGRDVRNWITVNDGDEGTFDIGLRIARDYGSAKRWQLEGHRGGIVCVGIGGGLTGKPAEALVIDDPFSDKSQADSAYYRDRVWGWWQSVGSTRLAPGAPVILINTRWHEDDLAGRFLAADDGHRWRVVNIPALADHDPTKGESDPLGREPGQWLTSARGRTDTEWEAIRIQAGSRVFNALYQGRPSPDAGNVWQRHWWRRYTTPLWSQHPHRPDAYRVDEADEIVMSWDMAFKDTKSSDYVVGQVWARRGANVYLLDQVHKRLSFTDTVTAFTAMAARWPQATAKYVEDKANGTAIIDTLKSKIPGIVAINPTESKYARANAVAPVIEAGNVFLPEAGIALFDPEELIDEAAGFPNAAHDDQVDATSQALAQMLLDGTGAQAWLAYARRKAEAATAPAAEPALEQATPGNPEDPADIHKAARDAAFRAARR